A genomic segment from Syntrophotalea acetylenivorans encodes:
- the glnE gene encoding bifunctional [glutamate--ammonia ligase]-adenylyl-L-tyrosine phosphorylase/[glutamate--ammonia-ligase] adenylyltransferase: MGPSFPTAQLSDTLGKQDQAGLATLLAACGYQEPDKSAANLLLLQEHGLSEEQLIDLTRSALASAAPDQAINSLERLASGLNNETLDTLLSKAACLEVLLTVLGASQFLATILFRHNSLLDSLFLHDDYCQAKDHSAMLAELQQRIPPGSSFEDLQKGLRHFKQQEILRIATRDLTGLADLTVTTAELSDLASATLQRSYQICDELLRERFGAPLLGPDSGQPGSEAKFTVLAMGKFGGGELNFSSDIDLIYCYSCEQGETAGIADGDTVRNRISLHQYFVKLGEKINQAMHQVTADGFVFRVDLRLRPEGRSGEIASSLRSTESYYEHWGQSWERSAMLKARPVAGCVDFGWQLLQNLEPFIYRRYLDYTMIDDLKVMKQKIDNNLTREREGELNLKLGRGGIREIEFFIQALQIIHAGKNPALREKNSLRALTLLQSHGLIDAETTVILSEAYTFLRTVEHRIQVVQERQTHNLPTDEIEFERLGRRCGFTDCAEFRQILESYRREVSAIYHDLFYTSEEEADAVPAEVAYLFDPAAEPAELQGLLKAKGFTDPVGACDTLTALRDGPPRHPLSPQARRHFNRLAPMLLCEVIALPEPDMAFRNLERFLGALRARATFFALLAENRPLIKLLVSLFGTSQFLSRILIQHPGTLDFLVAVQDSDPEKARDRLEADLAKHFERAGDYEEKLDALRCFRNEELLRVALGDIRGNLSLQQGPGQLTLLAEICLQQATAMARNELLPRYGLPTCQDAKGNTREAAFAIVALGKLGGRELNYHSDLDIIFIYEDLGQTQAAANSDPALFRVRSNQEYFSRLAQRIISILSLITGEGCVYQIDTRLRPSGQQGPLVTSFPAFRAYHQQSAQLWERQALIKARVVVGPPPFAQRISDLQQEIVFGRPLPPDSRQEIYHLRQRMEKELGREDRSHYNIKTGRGGLVDIEFLVQYLQLLHGSTDSSLRSPNTLEALQALQQTEHLDDQETRLLADGYLYLRRLENKLRLVHDQSINQLSSEMGYLAKLAHRLDYAGDHPEEQLLADYRQTTEKIRGIFDRYLTPS, from the coding sequence ATGGGACCATCTTTTCCAACGGCCCAACTGTCTGACACCCTAGGTAAACAGGACCAGGCAGGTCTCGCCACCTTGCTCGCAGCCTGCGGTTATCAGGAGCCGGATAAAAGCGCCGCCAATCTGCTGTTGCTGCAGGAACACGGTCTCAGCGAAGAACAGCTCATCGATCTGACCCGATCGGCCCTGGCAAGCGCCGCTCCCGACCAGGCAATTAATTCCCTGGAACGCCTCGCAAGTGGTCTGAACAACGAGACATTAGATACTCTATTGTCCAAAGCGGCCTGCTTGGAAGTACTGCTCACCGTCCTCGGTGCGTCCCAGTTTCTGGCCACAATCCTGTTCCGGCACAACAGTCTGCTCGACAGCCTTTTTCTCCATGACGATTACTGCCAGGCCAAAGACCATTCGGCCATGCTGGCCGAATTGCAACAGCGAATCCCGCCCGGGTCTTCCTTCGAGGATTTACAAAAAGGCCTGCGCCACTTCAAACAACAGGAAATCCTGCGCATCGCCACCCGCGACCTGACGGGCCTGGCCGATCTGACCGTCACCACGGCAGAACTCTCCGATCTGGCCTCCGCCACCCTGCAACGCTCCTATCAAATCTGCGACGAACTGCTGCGCGAACGCTTTGGCGCCCCGCTGCTCGGTCCCGACAGCGGCCAACCTGGTTCCGAAGCGAAGTTCACCGTCCTGGCTATGGGTAAATTCGGCGGAGGCGAACTCAATTTTTCCTCGGATATCGATCTGATTTACTGTTACAGCTGCGAGCAGGGCGAAACCGCCGGCATCGCCGATGGAGATACCGTACGCAACCGTATCTCCTTGCACCAGTACTTCGTCAAGCTGGGAGAGAAGATCAACCAGGCCATGCATCAGGTCACCGCCGACGGCTTCGTGTTCCGCGTCGACCTGCGTCTGCGACCCGAAGGACGCTCCGGTGAAATCGCCAGTTCTCTGCGCAGTACCGAATCTTATTACGAGCACTGGGGGCAGAGTTGGGAACGCTCGGCTATGCTTAAAGCCCGGCCGGTCGCCGGCTGCGTCGATTTTGGCTGGCAACTCTTACAGAACCTTGAGCCATTTATCTATCGCAGATATCTCGATTACACCATGATCGACGATCTCAAGGTCATGAAGCAAAAGATTGATAACAACCTGACCCGCGAACGGGAAGGCGAACTCAATCTCAAACTCGGCCGGGGAGGAATTCGGGAAATCGAGTTCTTCATTCAGGCCCTGCAAATCATTCATGCCGGCAAGAATCCCGCTTTGCGCGAGAAGAACTCCCTGCGTGCCTTGACATTACTGCAAAGTCACGGTCTGATCGATGCCGAAACAACCGTGATTCTCAGTGAAGCCTATACCTTTTTACGCACCGTCGAGCATCGTATCCAGGTGGTACAGGAACGCCAGACCCATAATCTGCCTACCGATGAAATAGAATTCGAACGACTTGGCCGGCGCTGCGGATTTACCGACTGTGCCGAGTTTCGCCAGATCTTGGAAAGCTACCGCCGGGAAGTCTCCGCCATCTACCACGATCTGTTTTATACCAGTGAAGAAGAAGCGGATGCCGTTCCTGCAGAAGTTGCCTATCTATTCGATCCCGCAGCCGAGCCTGCCGAGTTACAAGGTTTATTGAAAGCCAAGGGATTCACGGACCCGGTCGGTGCCTGCGACACCCTCACCGCCCTGCGCGACGGCCCGCCCCGGCATCCCCTTTCCCCGCAGGCACGCCGCCACTTCAACCGCCTTGCACCGATGCTGCTGTGCGAGGTCATCGCCCTGCCGGAACCGGACATGGCCTTCCGCAACCTGGAACGCTTTCTCGGTGCATTGCGGGCTAGAGCAACCTTCTTCGCCTTGTTGGCTGAAAACCGTCCGCTGATAAAGCTGCTGGTCTCTCTGTTCGGCACCAGTCAATTTCTGTCACGAATCCTCATTCAACACCCCGGCACCCTGGATTTTTTGGTTGCCGTCCAGGATAGCGACCCGGAAAAAGCCCGCGACCGGCTCGAAGCGGACTTAGCCAAACACTTTGAACGGGCCGGTGACTATGAAGAGAAACTCGATGCCTTGCGCTGTTTTCGCAATGAAGAACTGTTGCGCGTGGCTCTTGGCGATATTCGCGGAAATCTGTCATTGCAGCAAGGTCCCGGTCAACTTACCCTGCTGGCCGAAATCTGCCTGCAGCAGGCCACGGCCATGGCCCGCAACGAACTTCTACCCCGTTACGGCCTGCCCACCTGCCAGGATGCCAAAGGAAACACACGGGAAGCCGCTTTCGCCATCGTGGCCCTGGGCAAACTAGGCGGCCGTGAGCTCAATTATCATTCGGATCTGGACATCATCTTCATTTACGAAGATCTGGGGCAGACACAAGCGGCCGCCAACAGCGATCCGGCATTGTTCAGGGTCCGCAGTAATCAGGAATACTTTTCCCGTCTGGCGCAACGGATCATTTCAATTCTTTCGCTGATTACCGGCGAAGGATGCGTCTACCAGATAGACACCCGATTGCGCCCCTCGGGCCAACAGGGGCCGCTTGTCACCAGCTTCCCGGCGTTTCGCGCTTATCATCAACAATCGGCACAACTATGGGAACGCCAAGCCTTGATCAAAGCCCGGGTCGTGGTCGGGCCGCCCCCCTTCGCCCAACGCATCAGCGACCTTCAGCAGGAAATCGTTTTCGGGCGACCGTTACCCCCAGACTCCCGGCAGGAGATCTACCATTTGCGGCAACGCATGGAAAAAGAGCTGGGCCGTGAAGACCGCTCTCACTACAACATCAAGACCGGCCGCGGCGGCCTGGTGGATATCGAATTCCTGGTTCAGTACCTGCAATTGCTCCATGGCAGCACCGATTCGAGCCTGCGCTCACCCAATACTTTGGAAGCACTGCAGGCCCTACAGCAGACGGAGCATCTTGACGACCAGGAAACCCGCCTGCTGGCCGATGGTTATCTCTATTTGCGGCGCCTGGAAAACAAGTTGCGGCTAGTCCACGATCAATCGATTAACCAACTGTCCAGCGAAATGGGCTACCTGGCCAAACT
- the mtnA gene encoding S-methyl-5-thioribose-1-phosphate isomerase has product MSIKPIQYHDGICRMIDQRLLPTEEVWLEYTDYQGVAEAIQTMVVRGAPAIGVAAAFGAAFGARDIAADDFAGFAAQLEKVCSVLAATRPTAVNLFWALERMQRIAKEHCQQPLAEIKERLLQEALNIAAEDEQINRTMGANGAPLIADGSRILTHCNAGALATGGYGTALGVIRAAVESGKKVMVYADETRPFLQGSRLTAWELHRDGIPVTLICDNMAGALMNQGKIDCVIVGADRIAANGDVANKIGTYTVAVLAKEHNLPFYVAAPISTIDPALADGSMIPIEERDEAEVTHCAKTRLAPEGIGVRNPAFDVTPARLVSAIITERGVARGDYRTSLAELLAKQD; this is encoded by the coding sequence ATGTCCATAAAACCGATCCAATACCATGACGGCATCTGCCGCATGATCGACCAACGGCTGCTGCCGACCGAGGAAGTCTGGCTCGAATACACCGATTACCAGGGTGTGGCCGAGGCGATTCAAACCATGGTGGTACGCGGAGCGCCGGCCATCGGTGTTGCCGCTGCCTTCGGTGCGGCCTTCGGCGCTCGGGATATCGCCGCTGACGATTTTGCAGGTTTCGCTGCTCAACTGGAAAAAGTCTGCTCTGTACTGGCCGCCACCCGGCCGACGGCGGTCAATCTGTTCTGGGCTCTGGAGCGCATGCAGCGTATCGCCAAGGAACATTGCCAACAGCCTTTAGCCGAGATCAAAGAGCGCTTACTGCAAGAAGCCCTGAATATCGCCGCCGAGGATGAGCAGATCAACCGCACCATGGGTGCTAACGGCGCGCCACTGATTGCCGACGGCAGCCGGATTTTGACCCACTGCAACGCCGGGGCGCTGGCCACCGGCGGCTACGGCACCGCCCTTGGCGTCATTCGCGCCGCCGTCGAATCCGGCAAAAAGGTTATGGTTTACGCCGACGAAACCCGACCGTTCCTGCAAGGATCACGACTCACCGCCTGGGAACTGCACCGGGACGGCATTCCGGTCACCCTGATCTGCGACAACATGGCCGGCGCACTGATGAACCAGGGAAAGATCGACTGCGTGATCGTTGGTGCCGACCGCATCGCCGCCAACGGTGATGTAGCCAACAAGATCGGCACCTACACCGTGGCGGTGCTGGCCAAAGAGCACAACTTGCCCTTCTATGTCGCCGCGCCCATCTCGACCATCGATCCGGCCCTTGCCGACGGCAGCATGATCCCCATTGAAGAACGGGACGAAGCGGAAGTCACTCATTGCGCCAAGACCCGGCTGGCACCGGAAGGCATTGGGGTGCGCAATCCGGCCTTTGACGTTACTCCGGCCCGACTGGTCAGCGCTATCATTACTGAACGGGGAGTGGCGCGGGGCGACTATCGGACCTCTCTGGCTGAATTGCTGGCAAAACAGGACTGA
- the gatB gene encoding Asp-tRNA(Asn)/Glu-tRNA(Gln) amidotransferase subunit GatB, which translates to MLSKYEVVIGLEVHAQLTTDTKIFCNCSTTFGNEPNSQTCPVCLGLPGALPVLNKKVVEYAIRTGLATECTIAPRSIFARKNYFYPDLPKGYQISQFELPICEHGRLDIETDDGSKTIGITRIHMEEDAGKLLHGNEAGSRVDLNRACTPLMEIVSEPDMRSSDEAIAYLKKLHQIVVYLGVCDGNLEEGSFRCDANVSIRPWGQKEFGTRAELKNINSFRFIKQAIDYEIERQADILEEGGRVVQETRLFDTASGTTRSMRGKEEAHDYRYFPDPDLVPLLVSEEWIERARRELPELPAAKIERFVEEYDIPRYDAEVLAAERAIADYYDALVKLHGNGKLCSNWVMGEVQRALNDNGLEINDCPVTPQLLAGMLKRIDDNTISGKIAKKVFDAMWKSGKDADTIIEEQGLKQVTDLSAIEPLVDEVLAANPGQVAEYRGGKEKLLGFFVGQIMKASKGKANPATLNELLKKKLAGE; encoded by the coding sequence ATGCTATCCAAATATGAAGTCGTCATCGGGCTGGAGGTCCATGCTCAGCTCACTACCGACACCAAGATCTTTTGTAACTGCTCCACCACCTTCGGCAACGAGCCCAACTCCCAGACCTGCCCGGTCTGCCTGGGACTTCCCGGCGCCCTGCCGGTGCTGAATAAAAAGGTGGTCGAGTATGCCATTCGAACCGGTCTGGCTACCGAATGCACCATCGCCCCCCGGTCGATCTTCGCCCGCAAGAACTACTTCTATCCCGATCTGCCCAAGGGCTACCAGATCTCCCAGTTCGAGCTGCCGATCTGCGAACACGGTCGCCTCGACATAGAGACCGACGATGGCAGTAAAACCATCGGCATCACCCGTATTCACATGGAAGAAGACGCCGGCAAGTTGCTCCACGGCAACGAAGCAGGGTCACGAGTCGACCTCAACCGGGCCTGCACCCCGCTGATGGAGATTGTCTCCGAACCCGATATGCGCTCTTCCGATGAGGCCATCGCCTACCTGAAGAAACTGCATCAGATCGTGGTCTACCTCGGCGTCTGCGACGGCAATCTGGAAGAAGGCTCCTTCCGTTGCGACGCCAACGTCTCCATTCGGCCCTGGGGGCAGAAGGAGTTCGGCACCCGCGCCGAGCTGAAGAACATCAACTCCTTCCGCTTTATCAAACAAGCCATCGACTACGAGATTGAACGTCAGGCCGACATTCTGGAAGAAGGTGGCCGGGTGGTTCAGGAAACCCGCCTGTTCGACACCGCCAGCGGCACCACCCGCTCCATGCGCGGTAAAGAAGAGGCCCACGACTACCGCTACTTCCCCGATCCCGACCTGGTACCTTTACTGGTCTCCGAAGAGTGGATCGAGAGGGCTCGCCGTGAGTTGCCCGAACTGCCCGCTGCCAAGATCGAGCGTTTCGTCGAGGAATACGATATCCCCCGCTACGATGCCGAGGTGCTGGCCGCCGAGCGCGCCATTGCCGACTATTACGATGCCCTGGTTAAACTGCATGGCAACGGCAAACTCTGCTCCAACTGGGTGATGGGTGAGGTCCAGCGCGCCCTGAATGACAATGGCCTGGAAATCAACGATTGTCCGGTGACACCGCAGTTGCTGGCCGGCATGCTGAAGCGCATCGACGACAACACCATCTCCGGCAAAATTGCTAAAAAAGTCTTCGACGCCATGTGGAAATCGGGGAAGGATGCCGATACTATTATCGAAGAACAGGGTCTGAAACAGGTTACCGACCTGAGCGCTATCGAGCCCCTGGTCGATGAAGTACTGGCCGCCAATCCCGGGCAGGTCGCCGAGTATCGGGGAGGTAAAGAGAAGCTGCTCGGCTTCTTCGTCGGCCAGATCATGAAAGCCAGCAAAGGCAAAGCCAATCCGGCGACCCTCAACGAATTGTTGAAGAAGAAGCTGGCCGGGGAATAA
- the gatA gene encoding Asp-tRNA(Asn)/Glu-tRNA(Gln) amidotransferase subunit GatA: MQLTDLTIHQLHDLLREGKTSAQEVTRAFLDRIAATDERVNAFITVCEQDALLQAEAADARLKAGDDALLTGIPLALKDIFVTEGLRTTCASKILSNFVPPYNGTAVAKLKEQGAVILGKLNMDEFAMGSSNENSAFGPVRNPWKVDCVPGGSSGGSAACVAARQAIATLGTDTGGSIRQPASHCGVVGLKPTYGRVSRYGVIAYASSLDQVGPVTRDVEDCAMLLGAVAGYDPADSTSVDVPVPDYRATLKDGVKGLKVGLPKEYFIEGLDPDVKQAVEKAVDTLRELGAEPVEVSLPHTDYAVACYYLIATAEASSNLARYDGVRYGQRVDREQGLIDMYMQSRAAGFGPEVKRRIMLGTYALSSGYYDAYYLKAQKVRTLIRQDFLDAFNQVDVILTPVAPTPAFQIGEKTADPLQMYLSDIFTIPVNLAGTCGMSLPCGMSQKGLPIGLQLIGRPFGEETLLRTAYAFEQAGDWHCKKAPL, from the coding sequence ATGCAACTGACCGACCTGACTATCCACCAATTGCACGATCTGCTCAGGGAGGGTAAGACCTCGGCACAGGAAGTGACCCGGGCCTTTCTCGACCGCATCGCTGCCACCGACGAGCGGGTCAACGCCTTTATCACCGTTTGTGAGCAGGATGCCCTGTTGCAGGCCGAGGCAGCCGACGCTCGTCTCAAAGCGGGTGACGACGCTCTTCTGACCGGCATTCCGCTGGCCCTGAAGGATATTTTTGTCACCGAAGGGCTACGCACCACCTGCGCATCAAAGATTCTCAGCAACTTTGTTCCGCCTTACAATGGCACCGCGGTAGCCAAACTCAAGGAACAGGGGGCTGTCATCCTCGGCAAGCTCAACATGGATGAGTTCGCCATGGGCAGCTCAAACGAGAACAGTGCCTTTGGCCCGGTGCGCAACCCCTGGAAGGTTGACTGTGTGCCCGGCGGTTCCTCCGGCGGTTCGGCGGCCTGCGTCGCCGCTCGTCAGGCGATAGCCACTCTCGGCACCGACACCGGCGGCTCGATCCGCCAGCCGGCATCCCACTGCGGCGTGGTCGGGCTCAAACCGACCTACGGCCGGGTTTCCCGCTACGGGGTAATCGCCTACGCCTCCTCCCTCGACCAGGTTGGCCCCGTCACCCGGGATGTAGAAGACTGCGCCATGCTCCTCGGGGCGGTGGCCGGTTACGATCCAGCCGACTCGACCTCGGTAGACGTGCCGGTACCGGACTACCGGGCAACCCTCAAGGACGGGGTTAAAGGCCTGAAAGTCGGATTGCCCAAAGAGTATTTCATCGAAGGGCTCGACCCCGACGTTAAGCAGGCAGTGGAAAAGGCCGTCGATACCTTAAGAGAACTCGGTGCGGAACCTGTAGAAGTCTCTCTGCCCCATACCGATTACGCCGTCGCCTGCTACTATCTCATCGCCACCGCCGAGGCCTCGAGCAACCTGGCCCGTTACGACGGTGTGCGTTACGGTCAGCGGGTCGATCGAGAGCAAGGCCTTATCGATATGTACATGCAGAGCCGCGCGGCCGGCTTCGGTCCCGAAGTCAAGCGCCGCATCATGCTCGGCACCTACGCTCTCTCCTCCGGCTACTACGACGCTTACTATCTCAAGGCCCAAAAGGTTCGTACCTTGATCCGCCAGGATTTCCTCGACGCCTTCAACCAGGTCGATGTCATCCTGACCCCGGTAGCACCGACTCCCGCCTTTCAAATTGGCGAAAAAACAGCCGATCCGCTGCAGATGTACCTGTCGGATATCTTCACCATTCCGGTCAATCTGGCCGGAACCTGCGGCATGAGTCTGCCCTGCGGCATGTCTCAAAAGGGCCTGCCCATCGGCCTGCAGCTCATCGGCCGTCCCTTCGGCGAAGAGACCCTGCTGCGAACCGCTTACGCCTTTGAACAGGCCGGCGACTGGCATTGTAAAAAAGCGCCGCTTTAA
- the gatC gene encoding Asp-tRNA(Asn)/Glu-tRNA(Gln) amidotransferase subunit GatC — MKITRTQVEHVAQLARLALSKDELEALTSEMDAILGYVEKLNELDTDHIVPTAHAVPMENAFREDTARPSIGTEKALQNAPEANDGCFLVPKVIE, encoded by the coding sequence ATGAAGATAACCCGAACACAGGTTGAGCACGTTGCGCAACTGGCGAGGCTGGCCCTTTCGAAGGACGAACTCGAAGCCCTGACCAGCGAGATGGATGCCATACTCGGTTACGTTGAAAAACTTAACGAGCTGGACACCGATCACATCGTGCCCACGGCCCATGCGGTACCGATGGAAAACGCCTTTCGCGAAGATACGGCGCGGCCGTCCATCGGCACCGAAAAGGCCCTGCAAAATGCGCCGGAGGCCAATGACGGTTGTTTCCTGGTGCCTAAAGTCATTGAATAG
- a CDS encoding response regulator, which translates to MTSNRKKFGEILLEMGVISENDLDTALSRQRVSKKPLGQVFEELGVICDKDILRILARQFNLKKVEEIGRPPVPKEVLELIDGEMALENLIFPLGISNGKLLLATSDPLNFSAMDKLAFRTGLQVEPYLATPTEITRAIKKYYLKETAADDNQNQTVLVVDDQQPYRVTLCNHLQKDGYTVIEAENGADGLKQVLSHQPKLILLETGLRGMDGKDVFRTLQTNSLTRQVPVIALSSRAYPEEEAKYLDMGFFDFIAKPYNYVRLMARVRRALCFNRACPVVSLGDVPYPGLKKIDAHQM; encoded by the coding sequence ATGACTAGTAATCGCAAGAAGTTCGGCGAAATATTGCTGGAAATGGGTGTGATCAGCGAAAATGACCTGGACACCGCTTTGTCACGTCAAAGGGTGTCAAAAAAACCACTTGGTCAAGTTTTTGAAGAGTTGGGCGTGATTTGCGACAAAGATATTCTGCGGATTCTGGCTCGACAATTTAATCTTAAAAAAGTCGAGGAGATCGGACGACCGCCGGTGCCGAAGGAAGTGCTTGAACTCATCGATGGTGAAATGGCGCTGGAAAATCTTATCTTTCCCCTTGGGATCAGTAACGGGAAACTGCTTCTTGCTACCAGCGACCCCCTGAATTTCTCTGCGATGGATAAATTGGCCTTTCGTACCGGGTTGCAGGTTGAACCCTACTTGGCAACTCCGACGGAAATTACCCGGGCCATCAAGAAATACTATCTGAAAGAAACCGCGGCGGACGATAATCAAAATCAGACGGTGCTTGTGGTAGACGATCAACAACCGTATCGAGTGACTTTGTGCAACCATCTGCAAAAAGATGGCTATACTGTAATTGAGGCTGAAAATGGTGCCGATGGCTTAAAGCAGGTTTTAAGTCATCAGCCGAAATTGATTTTGTTGGAAACGGGTTTGCGAGGCATGGACGGTAAAGATGTGTTTCGTACGTTGCAGACCAACAGTTTGACTCGCCAGGTTCCGGTGATTGCTCTTTCTTCGCGAGCTTATCCTGAGGAGGAGGCGAAATATCTCGACATGGGATTTTTCGACTTTATTGCCAAGCCTTATAATTATGTTCGCCTGATGGCAAGGGTTCGACGAGCGTTGTGCTTTAACCGTGCATGTCCAGTTGTGAGCTTGGGTGATGTTCCGTATCCTGGCTTGAAAAAAATAGATGCCCACCAGATGTAA
- a CDS encoding OmpA family protein, protein MKRILICISIACLILAGCSQPMTRTQKGTAIGAGAGAVVGAGLGQLIGGDTEGTLIGAGIGAALGGTAGGFFANYMEKQEIAMNQALAGVEGASVQRDMEVLAVTFKSDVLFDVNSYALKPGGYDELQRVSQVLNNYPQTNIQVAGHTDSTGSEAYNQKLSEQRAMAVKNMLAGYGVSAMRLTTIGFGETKPIASNVTESGRQLNRRVAITITPRQQQQQYQN, encoded by the coding sequence ATGAAACGCATTTTGATCTGTATATCTATTGCCTGTCTTATTTTGGCCGGTTGCAGCCAGCCCATGACCCGTACCCAGAAAGGGACCGCTATTGGTGCCGGTGCCGGTGCGGTGGTCGGCGCAGGTCTCGGCCAGTTGATTGGCGGCGACACGGAAGGGACCCTGATCGGTGCCGGTATCGGTGCTGCCTTGGGTGGCACCGCCGGTGGTTTCTTCGCCAATTATATGGAGAAGCAGGAAATTGCCATGAATCAGGCTCTGGCCGGTGTCGAAGGCGCCAGTGTTCAGCGTGATATGGAAGTTTTGGCGGTTACTTTCAAGTCGGATGTGCTGTTCGATGTGAACTCCTACGCTTTGAAGCCGGGCGGTTACGACGAGCTGCAACGGGTTTCTCAGGTACTGAACAACTATCCCCAGACCAACATTCAGGTCGCCGGTCATACCGACAGTACCGGTAGTGAAGCCTATAACCAAAAGCTTTCCGAGCAACGGGCAATGGCCGTCAAGAATATGCTGGCCGGATACGGGGTATCGGCTATGCGCCTGACCACGATTGGTTTCGGCGAGACCAAGCCCATAGCCAGTAACGTCACCGAAAGCGGTCGGCAGTTGAACCGCCGGGTGGCGATCACCATTACTCCCCGTCAGCAACAGCAACAGTATCAGAATTAA